A region of Sesamum indicum cultivar Zhongzhi No. 13 linkage group LG7, S_indicum_v1.0, whole genome shotgun sequence DNA encodes the following proteins:
- the LOC105166244 gene encoding uncharacterized protein LOC105166244 yields the protein MEDSTDSSGAAARRSVEQEETSTFMATESEPMEWTDEKHCLFLKSMESTFVNQLYKSIDLFGWHSHKNCSSGSKSSKHKLTSIRASSGQFKVLRDGCWSKIDFRRDEHKVDQEQESKLPLANPWIHRYGTSQTQGLRKSPASRANAPLATTDIQHAANNFRLWRQDTIGGNTEVTDQNFNDEAFEEEMSGKIHDMKKTRTTEDKVSGNDQVVPFGNIVQVNDVGDDHVNVPPED from the exons ATGGAAGACTCGACGGATTCATCTGGGGCGGCTGCAAGAAGATCTGTTGAGCAAGAAGAGACTTCTACTTTCATG GCAACAGAATCCGAGCCCATGGAGTGGACAGACGAGAAACACTGCTTGTTTCTCAAATCCATGGAATCTACATTCGTCAACCAATTGTACAAATCAATAGATTTGTTTGGTTGGCACTCTCATAAAAACTGCTCATCGGGATCAAAATCGTCGAAGCACAAGCTGACCAGCATTCGTGCTTCTTCTGGTCAG TTCAAGGTTCTTCGTGATGGTTGTTGGTCTAAAATTGATTTCAGAAGAGACGAACATAAAGTTGACCAAGAACAGGAGTCTAAACTTCCATTGGCAAATCCCTGGATCCACCGTTACGGGACTTCACAAACACAGGGACTCAGGAAGTCTCCAGCTTCCCGTGCAAACGCTCCTTTGGCAACTACTGATATTCAACATGCTGCCAATAACTTTCGTCTATGGCGGCAAGACACCATAGGCGGCAATACAG AGGTGACAGATCAGAACTTTAATGATGAAGcttttgaagaagagatgTCTGGTAAGATACATGACATGAAGAAAACCAGAACAACTGAGGATAAAGTTTCAGGCAATGATcaa GTTGTCCCTTTTGGCAATATTGTTCAAGTGAATGATGTTGGTGACGACCATGTCAATGTACCGCCTGAAGATTGA
- the LOC105166245 gene encoding coenzyme Q-binding protein COQ10 homolog, mitochondrial, whose amino-acid sequence MHPFNPAPKALARSVVRQNWFRQRMRNCCSYNQIRCLSSVPGTNVFASAGKTVGGYRNSSFLDCGNSSSISNVAFQKRGFLGCGDGQEGNVLSKVYEERRVLGYSPEQLFNVVAAVDMYEDFLPWCQRSEIIRRNPDGSFDAELEIGFKFLVESYISHVELHKPKSVKTTSSQSSLFDHLINVWEFNPGPVPGSCNLYFLVDFKFQSPFYRQIANMFFKEVVSRLVGSFSERCRLIYGPGVPILENTYDERI is encoded by the exons ATGCATCCATTTAATCCCGCACCGAAGGCGCTGGCTCGTTCGGTGGTACGCCAGAATTGGTTCCGGCAGCGGATGAGAAATTGTTGCAGTTACAATCAGATTCGGTGTCTGAGTAGCGTTCCCGGGACTAATGTATTTGCTTCAGCGGGCAAAACTGTGGGAGGTTACAGGAATAGCAGTTTTCTGGATTGTGGGAATTCGTCCAGTATTAGTAATGTTGCTTTTCAGAAAAGGGGATTTCTGGGGTGTGGTGATGGCCAAGAGGGGAATGTGCTCTCCAAAGTATACGAAGAAAGACGTGTTTTGGG ATATTCACCAGAACAATTGTTCAATGTGGTTGCTGCTGTTGACATGTATGAAGATTTTCTTCCTTGGTGTCAGCGATCAGAGATAATTCGCCGCAATCCTGATGGGAGTTTTGATGCTGAGCTAGAAATTGGCTTCAAGTTTCTTGTTGAAAGTTATATCTCCCATGTGGAGCTACACAAACCAAAATCTGTTAAG ACAACTTCATCCCAGAGTAGCCTTTTTGATCATTTGATCAATGTCTGGGAATTTAATCCGGGACCTGTTCCAGGATCCTGCAACCTTTATTTCTTGGTGGACTTTAAGTTTCAGTCACCATTTTATCGACAG ATTGCAAATATGTTCTTCAAGGAGGTGGTTTCTCGGCTTGTTGGTTCATTCAGTGAACGATGTCGACTGATATATGGACCTGGGGTACCAATCCTTGAAAATACTTATGACGAGAGAATATGA